In one window of Thalassococcus arenae DNA:
- a CDS encoding GNAT family N-acetyltransferase, with amino-acid sequence MSDGEIVHEQQGSKGRYVIRRNGAEAELTYSIASATLRIADHTGVPDAFRGTGAGLALVTRLVEDARAEGFKIMPLCPFVNAQRRKHPDWADVFAV; translated from the coding sequence TTGTCTGACGGCGAGATCGTCCACGAACAGCAGGGGTCAAAGGGGCGCTACGTGATCCGGCGCAATGGCGCGGAGGCGGAACTGACCTATTCCATCGCGTCGGCTACGTTGCGCATCGCCGATCATACCGGCGTGCCGGATGCGTTTCGCGGCACCGGTGCCGGTCTGGCACTGGTCACGCGGCTGGTCGAAGACGCTCGGGCCGAAGGTTTCAAGATCATGCCGCTGTGCCCGTTCGTCAACGCACAGCGCCGCAAGCATCCCGACTGGGCCGACGTTTTCGCGGTCTGA